In Rhizobium leguminosarum, one genomic interval encodes:
- a CDS encoding HrpF/NolX family T3SS translocon protein translates to MSFSNLSLYANSNLPQSAQGLSIREPSAQTSDQAQQSASSTFEAMLSTFLQEDSRGPLAQRDLMPPDLNSVMKQLQQHPLDLLSPQMRESVKALDEASQPSAIAAPVPTSPLPSSRITWSGGTLTETELQIVAVLNRHKDQCPLSWQSLADKANDPSTPPDLKVAIEGLQQDPELFYAIGSQGDGRCGGKITAKDLSGFSEHHSQVGEFQGRQAQSYEQNYIPSDGTGNGQPQVMAVSDAMRELYRYSDYLPKNLSLADFKQIVEGDAKTGKCPPQVIAAAQYFLNHPDAWRQLYGGAIDKVHKEDFLQVASSAMSLTKPELAALDTINKNQSAFFGSGDLTREKLASMADDKGLNASVRKAASQLLSDPLAFGLLNNTITGYKTHHGFFDFGGGHTVDSGNISNNDFRHFYNNMSAANSTVQNTKTHVPKTPAEQDAVADMMMGVADQPNIKSAQKNGGAFMHAADSLLKVGSEVLDWAATAVGLLSFVPVLGELADVVSMGLETESQAANLLHTATSGGNMKLALAEAGINLGGQALSFVAGPEVKLAIHNGLVKKALEESLTAGVNMPISVAQTYAEGYLSNIKARLEAMQGAGAPTQYGTTAWSQNVA, encoded by the coding sequence ATGTCGTTCAGCAATCTTTCGCTATACGCTAACTCGAATCTGCCTCAGTCCGCGCAGGGCTTGTCGATCCGGGAACCTTCTGCGCAAACGTCCGACCAGGCTCAACAAAGCGCATCTTCGACCTTTGAGGCGATGTTGTCGACTTTCTTGCAGGAAGACAGTAGGGGCCCCCTCGCGCAGCGGGATCTGATGCCACCGGATCTGAACTCAGTGATGAAACAATTGCAGCAGCACCCTTTGGATCTGCTGTCACCGCAGATGAGGGAGTCAGTCAAAGCGCTGGATGAGGCCTCGCAGCCCTCCGCTATCGCAGCGCCAGTGCCGACCTCGCCACTGCCAAGCTCGAGGATCACGTGGAGCGGCGGCACGCTGACCGAGACCGAGTTGCAGATTGTAGCAGTGCTGAACCGTCACAAGGACCAATGCCCGCTCAGTTGGCAGTCGCTGGCGGATAAAGCCAACGATCCCTCCACGCCACCTGATTTGAAGGTAGCGATCGAAGGGCTGCAGCAGGACCCAGAGCTCTTTTATGCGATCGGCTCCCAGGGCGATGGTCGCTGCGGCGGCAAGATCACGGCGAAGGATTTGTCGGGCTTCTCGGAGCATCACTCACAAGTTGGCGAATTCCAGGGCCGGCAGGCACAAAGCTACGAGCAGAACTACATCCCATCCGACGGCACTGGAAATGGGCAGCCGCAGGTCATGGCCGTGAGCGACGCCATGCGCGAGCTTTACCGATATTCCGACTATCTGCCCAAGAACCTGAGCCTGGCGGATTTCAAGCAGATCGTCGAGGGCGACGCCAAAACTGGCAAATGTCCGCCCCAGGTCATCGCGGCGGCGCAGTACTTCCTCAATCACCCGGATGCGTGGAGGCAGTTGTACGGCGGCGCGATAGATAAGGTTCACAAAGAGGACTTCCTCCAAGTCGCGTCATCTGCGATGAGCCTCACGAAACCCGAGTTGGCTGCGCTTGACACAATTAACAAGAATCAGAGTGCATTCTTTGGCAGCGGCGACTTGACTCGCGAAAAGCTTGCCAGCATGGCCGACGACAAAGGCTTGAACGCGAGTGTACGGAAAGCAGCTTCGCAGCTGCTTTCAGATCCCCTAGCGTTTGGTTTGCTAAACAATACGATAACGGGCTACAAGACCCACCATGGGTTCTTCGACTTCGGCGGCGGACATACGGTCGATTCCGGGAATATAAGCAACAACGACTTCAGGCACTTCTACAACAACATGTCGGCAGCCAACAGCACTGTTCAGAACACGAAGACCCATGTTCCCAAAACCCCTGCTGAGCAGGATGCTGTCGCGGACATGATGATGGGCGTGGCGGACCAGCCCAATATCAAATCTGCCCAGAAGAACGGCGGGGCCTTCATGCACGCAGCCGATAGTCTGCTCAAGGTGGGCTCGGAAGTGCTTGACTGGGCTGCGACAGCGGTGGGTCTGCTTAGCTTCGTTCCAGTCTTGGGTGAGTTGGCAGATGTCGTGTCAATGGGGCTTGAGACGGAGTCGCAAGCAGCGAACCTTCTGCATACGGCCACTAGTGGAGGCAATATGAAGCTGGCACTGGCAGAAGCCGGCATCAATCTCGGGGGGCAGGCGCTAAGCTTTGTCGCCGGCCCGGAGGTGAAACTCGCAATTCACAATGGGCTCGTGAAGAAGGCCCTGGAAGAGTCGCTCACGGCTGGCGTCAATATGCCGATTTCGGTGGCGCAAACCTATGCAGAGGGCTATTTGAGCAACATAAAGGCACGGCTTGAGGCCATGCAAGGCGCAGGCGCTCCAACCCAGTACGGCACAACGGCGTGGTCTCAAAACGTGGCTTGA
- a CDS encoding nodulation protein NolU, whose translation MRDRSPESAYEDLSQLAAEIHPTRLAARLNPALSAATLVRLQKSPRLQVRLAGLLLDKEMNLNEGRWGQDLLRGHDPRRAALLAGSLWHARSLLKLISKPDLTVLIQSIGAEAHAFGIRHLVHAIATGSINDPEQLAQQIERDGHACLGAWLDENSALDRNRVLLRLPVGTAADEPAIEHRNAAGQLFSLVVAYLVAETRTI comes from the coding sequence ATGCGTGATCGATCGCCCGAATCGGCTTACGAGGACTTGAGCCAGCTTGCTGCTGAGATTCATCCGACTCGACTTGCCGCACGTCTTAACCCGGCGTTATCGGCCGCGACCTTGGTGCGGTTGCAGAAGAGTCCCAGGCTTCAGGTAAGATTGGCAGGACTGTTGCTCGACAAAGAAATGAATTTGAATGAAGGCCGCTGGGGTCAGGATCTTCTGCGTGGACATGATCCGCGTCGGGCTGCCCTGCTTGCCGGGAGCCTCTGGCATGCCCGTTCGCTGCTGAAGCTGATTTCAAAGCCTGACCTCACCGTTCTGATCCAATCTATCGGTGCTGAAGCGCACGCGTTTGGCATCCGACATCTGGTGCATGCCATCGCAACCGGATCGATTAACGATCCGGAGCAACTCGCCCAACAGATTGAACGCGACGGGCATGCTTGTCTTGGCGCTTGGCTTGATGAAAATTCAGCCCTTGACCGGAACCGCGTGCTGCTGCGCCTTCCTGTTGGGACCGCCGCCGATGAGCCGGCGATTGAGCACCGCAATGCTGCAGGCCAGTTGTTTTCTTTAGTGGTAGCCTATCTGGTTGCGGAGACCCGAACGATATGA
- the sctJ gene encoding type III secretion system inner membrane ring lipoprotein SctJ gives MVDATHGEITHSRPPGRLWPRCAVLPLLFALSSCKADLYTKLQEREANDMLALLLNSGVDAVRVAVKDGTSTIQVEEKQLAFSINLLNAKGLPHQSFKNLGEIFKGSGLIASPTEERARYVYALNEEMSRTISDIDGVISVRVHVVLPHNDLLREGATPSSASAFIRHDAKANVSILLPQIKMLIANSIEGLSYDKVEVVFVPVERPAFEQRAEPAAVLTQASELIPAPLLAIAVGFAAAVIAVLSYVLCRARMRQRRQSREPTKLEGRTGVPAIESVAKKRVGDA, from the coding sequence ATGGTTGACGCAACGCATGGCGAGATCACCCATAGCCGTCCGCCTGGTCGGCTATGGCCTCGTTGCGCTGTGCTGCCGCTTCTGTTTGCTCTAAGTAGCTGCAAGGCCGATCTCTACACGAAATTGCAGGAGCGCGAGGCGAACGACATGCTCGCGCTCCTGCTTAACAGTGGCGTCGATGCGGTCCGTGTCGCGGTAAAGGATGGGACCAGCACGATTCAGGTCGAAGAAAAGCAGCTTGCCTTCTCGATCAACCTGCTGAATGCCAAGGGGCTGCCCCACCAGTCTTTCAAGAACCTCGGCGAAATATTCAAAGGATCGGGTCTGATCGCGTCGCCGACCGAGGAGCGCGCGCGTTATGTTTATGCGCTGAACGAAGAGATGTCGCGTACGATCAGCGACATCGACGGCGTCATCTCGGTGCGCGTCCATGTCGTTCTGCCTCACAACGACCTTTTACGAGAGGGCGCCACGCCATCCTCGGCGTCGGCGTTTATCCGACATGACGCTAAAGCAAACGTCTCAATTCTGCTACCGCAAATCAAGATGCTCATTGCAAACAGCATCGAGGGTCTATCCTACGATAAGGTGGAGGTGGTCTTCGTGCCAGTGGAACGGCCCGCATTTGAGCAACGGGCTGAGCCAGCGGCTGTTTTGACCCAGGCATCTGAATTGATTCCGGCGCCTTTGTTGGCGATCGCTGTGGGTTTCGCGGCGGCCGTGATCGCCGTTCTAAGCTATGTCTTGTGCCGCGCTCGTATGCGCCAGCGCAGGCAATCGCGCGAACCAACCAAGCTCGAAGGGCGCACGGGTGTGCCTGCGATCGAGTCTGTTGCTAAAAAGAGGGTCGGCGATGCGTGA
- a CDS encoding nodulation protein NolB, with product MILGVTSISTNLSDGLSKVESAAALGEQAQFQRSLVQAASSVKSDASSAAAGVASVPPALEVGRAVTQTNPLGDRVLQTLSSMHRHNAVAPPALGGEVTLVTGAPPGPAAQLPLQARAAGVQTPGAPQGGEDFEAMVAGLRDVYNDVTQVSLVCKGIGSASSSVNKLVSAG from the coding sequence ATGATATTGGGCGTCACGTCGATCTCCACCAATCTAAGCGACGGCCTGTCCAAGGTCGAGTCGGCGGCAGCGCTCGGCGAGCAGGCGCAGTTTCAGCGCAGTCTCGTGCAGGCGGCGAGCTCGGTCAAAAGCGATGCCTCCTCCGCGGCGGCTGGGGTGGCGTCAGTTCCTCCGGCCTTGGAGGTTGGGCGGGCTGTAACGCAGACGAACCCGCTGGGCGATCGCGTGCTTCAAACGCTTTCTTCGATGCATCGGCACAATGCGGTCGCGCCTCCCGCGCTCGGAGGCGAGGTGACCCTTGTGACGGGTGCCCCGCCTGGGCCGGCCGCGCAGCTCCCTCTGCAGGCCCGAGCAGCGGGAGTGCAGACGCCAGGTGCTCCGCAAGGGGGGGAGGATTTCGAAGCGATGGTTGCTGGCCTGCGCGACGTCTACAATGACGTCACTCAGGTTTCCCTTGTCTGCAAGGGTATCGGCTCCGCCAGCTCGTCTGTGAATAAACTGGTATCAGCGGGTTGA
- the istA gene encoding IS21 family transposase, whose product MELYLKVRLAVSEGMTRRQAAKHFNISRDSVSKMVSYSTPPGYQRQLPIRRPKLDAFVSTIDHWLDEDLKVPRKQRHTAKRVFDRLRDERGFTGGYTIIKDYMRERDQRRQEVFVPLAHPPGHGQADFGEAMVVIGGVERKAHFFVLDLPHSDGCYVRAYPAAVSEAWVDGHIHAFAFFGAVPQSIVYDNDRCLVAKILPDGTRKRAGLFSGFLSHYLIRDRYGRPGKGNDKGNVEGLVGYARRNFMVPIPQFPTWGAFNIWLEEQCRKRQRDRLRSESETIGERLQRDLAAMRSLPLSPFDACDQTSAKVTAQSLVRYKTNDYSVPVAYGHQDVWVRGYVDEVVIGCRGEIVARHPRSWEREDVVFDPVHYLPLIEHKINALDQAAPLQGWDLPEEFATLRRLMEGRMAKHGRREYVQVLRLLESFELSDLHAAVKQALQLGAIGFDAVKHLILCRVERRPPRLDLSIYPYLPKATVETTSAKAYMRLLSSDAEEAA is encoded by the coding sequence GTGGAATTATATCTGAAGGTTCGCCTGGCCGTCTCGGAAGGGATGACCCGTCGTCAGGCTGCGAAGCATTTCAACATATCTCGCGACAGCGTTTCCAAGATGGTGTCGTATTCGACACCGCCCGGCTATCAGCGTCAGTTGCCGATCCGGCGACCCAAGCTGGATGCATTTGTTTCGACGATCGATCATTGGCTCGATGAAGATCTGAAGGTGCCGCGCAAGCAGCGCCATACGGCCAAGCGAGTGTTTGACCGGCTCCGGGACGAGCGCGGCTTCACCGGCGGCTACACGATCATCAAGGATTACATGCGCGAACGGGATCAGCGCCGTCAGGAGGTGTTCGTGCCGCTGGCTCATCCGCCGGGCCATGGGCAGGCCGATTTCGGCGAGGCGATGGTGGTGATCGGCGGTGTCGAGCGGAAGGCCCATTTCTTCGTGCTGGATCTGCCGCATAGCGATGGCTGCTATGTACGGGCCTATCCGGCGGCGGTCTCTGAGGCCTGGGTCGACGGCCACATCCATGCGTTCGCGTTCTTCGGGGCGGTGCCACAGTCGATCGTCTACGACAACGACCGCTGCCTTGTGGCAAAGATCCTGCCCGATGGGACACGCAAGCGCGCCGGATTGTTCAGCGGCTTCCTGTCCCACTACCTGATCCGGGATCGCTATGGCCGTCCGGGGAAAGGCAACGACAAGGGGAATGTCGAGGGGCTTGTTGGCTACGCCAGGCGCAACTTCATGGTTCCGATCCCACAGTTTCCGACATGGGGTGCATTCAATATCTGGCTCGAGGAGCAATGCCGCAAGCGTCAGCGCGATAGACTGCGCAGCGAGAGCGAGACGATCGGAGAACGGCTGCAGCGCGATCTGGCTGCCATGCGTTCGTTGCCACTATCGCCCTTCGATGCCTGCGATCAGACCAGTGCCAAGGTCACGGCTCAGTCGCTGGTGCGGTACAAGACCAACGACTATTCCGTCCCGGTTGCCTATGGCCACCAGGATGTTTGGGTCCGGGGCTATGTCGACGAAGTGGTGATCGGTTGCCGTGGTGAGATTGTCGCCCGCCATCCGCGGAGCTGGGAACGAGAAGATGTCGTCTTCGATCCTGTGCATTACTTGCCGCTGATCGAGCATAAGATCAATGCGCTGGATCAGGCAGCACCTCTCCAGGGCTGGGACTTGCCAGAGGAATTCGCCACTCTGCGGCGGTTGATGGAAGGCCGCATGGCAAAGCATGGCCGGCGGGAGTATGTGCAGGTTCTGCGCTTGCTGGAAAGCTTCGAGCTTTCTGATCTGCATGCGGCGGTAAAGCAGGCTCTGCAACTCGGAGCGATCGGCTTCGACGCTGTAAAGCATCTGATCCTTTGCCGGGTGGAGCGCCGGCCGCCGCGACTGGACCTGTCCATCTACCCCTACCTGCCGAAGGCGACGGTCGAGACGACATCAGCGAAGGCGTACATGCGCCTCCTGTCATCGGATGCGGAAGAAGCGGCATGA
- a CDS encoding helix-turn-helix domain-containing protein, translating to MPAKYGGKRSKMDALIDEGTFNPNSEKVRDPKFRGSEFFDPHDAVQVKYEMLRRVSVDNVSVTDASDEYGVSRPTYYQAKANFDATGIAGLVPAKPGPRGPHKIDDEVLAFLQARLVPGEPVHARDLAKLVRNELDIALHPRTIERVLKKTIR from the coding sequence ATGCCTGCGAAGTACGGCGGCAAGCGATCAAAGATGGACGCCCTCATCGACGAGGGCACCTTCAATCCAAATTCCGAGAAGGTGCGCGACCCGAAGTTCCGCGGCAGCGAGTTCTTCGATCCGCACGACGCCGTCCAGGTCAAATACGAGATGCTGCGACGCGTCTCCGTCGACAACGTCTCGGTAACGGACGCTTCCGACGAGTATGGTGTTTCCAGACCGACCTACTACCAGGCCAAGGCAAACTTCGACGCGACGGGGATTGCCGGACTGGTGCCGGCAAAGCCGGGACCCCGCGGTCCCCACAAGATCGACGACGAAGTCCTGGCATTTCTGCAGGCAAGGCTGGTCCCGGGCGAACCCGTTCATGCACGCGATCTCGCCAAGCTGGTCCGCAACGAACTCGATATCGCACTTCATCCCAGGACGATCGAGCGGGTGTTAAAAAAAACGATCCGCTAG
- a CDS encoding secretin N-terminal domain-containing protein: MILHILKKVLCVVFVVSTGNHLAHSAPLSLPSTPYRYAVLDQELAAALQEFGNNLKIKISISGEVKGRIRGRMPELPPRAFLDHLTDLYSLQWYFDGVELYVSSANEAQTRLLVLTPIRFDALKAALDALNISDERYVVRPAPGNTLVMVSGPPHFVALVEQTFNGLVAQARSQAAVEKPQQESVLLLFRGSSTTVIRDGRQEGPYSSLPRQDDIVREPEPAQK; the protein is encoded by the coding sequence ATGATCCTGCACATTTTGAAGAAAGTCCTCTGTGTCGTTTTTGTTGTCTCCACCGGAAACCATTTGGCGCACAGTGCTCCTCTGTCACTACCCTCGACACCTTATAGGTATGCGGTTCTGGATCAGGAACTCGCTGCCGCGTTGCAGGAATTCGGCAACAACCTCAAAATCAAAATCAGCATCAGCGGCGAGGTGAAGGGGCGGATTCGCGGGCGCATGCCGGAGTTGCCACCGCGCGCGTTCCTCGACCACTTAACTGATCTCTACAGTCTACAGTGGTATTTCGATGGTGTCGAACTTTACGTATCTTCTGCAAATGAAGCGCAAACTCGCCTGCTTGTGCTGACCCCGATCCGCTTCGATGCGCTCAAGGCAGCTCTAGATGCGCTCAACATCTCAGATGAACGCTATGTCGTGAGACCGGCACCGGGAAATACTCTCGTCATGGTTTCCGGTCCACCACACTTCGTCGCGCTTGTAGAGCAGACGTTCAACGGTCTTGTGGCGCAGGCGCGGTCACAGGCCGCCGTCGAGAAGCCGCAGCAGGAATCGGTACTGCTGTTGTTTCGCGGCTCCTCAACCACGGTCATTCGCGATGGACGGCAGGAGGGCCCCTATTCTTCCCTGCCGCGTCAGGACGACATCGTACGCGAGCCTGAGCCAGCCCAGAAATGA
- the istB gene encoding IS21-like element helper ATPase IstB produces MSTEAPEILLVHYLKILKLPTFQREYQKLARLCATEGVDHVGYLFRLAEREMIERDRRKVERRIKAARFPVVKSLDSFDFAAIPKLNKMQVLELARCEWIERRENVIALGPSGTGKTHVALGLGLAACQKGLSVGFTTAAALVSEMMEARDERRLLRFQKQMAAYQLLIIDELGFVPLSKTGAELLFELISQRYERGATLVTSNLPFDEWTETLGSERLTGALLDRITHHVNILEMNGDSYRLAQSRARKAG; encoded by the coding sequence ATGAGCACCGAAGCACCTGAGATCCTGCTTGTCCATTACCTCAAGATCCTGAAGCTCCCGACATTCCAGCGCGAATACCAGAAGCTGGCCCGGCTATGTGCCACCGAGGGCGTCGATCATGTCGGCTATCTCTTCCGGCTTGCCGAAAGGGAGATGATCGAACGGGATCGCCGCAAGGTCGAGCGCCGCATCAAGGCGGCCAGGTTCCCGGTCGTAAAAAGCCTCGACAGCTTCGACTTCGCCGCCATCCCGAAGCTCAACAAGATGCAGGTGCTGGAACTGGCGCGTTGCGAATGGATCGAACGGCGGGAGAACGTCATTGCGCTCGGCCCGAGCGGCACGGGAAAGACGCATGTCGCGCTCGGTCTCGGCCTGGCGGCATGCCAGAAGGGCCTGTCCGTTGGGTTCACCACGGCCGCCGCCCTGGTCAGTGAGATGATGGAGGCGCGCGACGAGCGACGGCTGCTGCGGTTCCAGAAGCAGATGGCAGCCTACCAGCTTCTCATCATCGATGAGCTGGGCTTTGTGCCGCTCTCAAAAACCGGCGCAGAATTGCTGTTCGAGCTGATCTCACAACGCTATGAACGCGGCGCGACCCTGGTCACCAGCAATCTTCCGTTTGACGAATGGACAGAAACCTTGGGATCGGAGCGTCTCACCGGCGCACTGCTCGATCGCATCACCCACCACGTCAACATCCTGGAGATGAACGGCGATAGCTATCGTCTCGCCCAAAGCCGCGCCCGAAAGGCCGGCTGA
- the tnpB gene encoding IS66 family insertion sequence element accessory protein TnpB, translating into MRRSGLHSQIRYKRLEKNQFVWPKIGPSRVQLNHAQLMALVDGMDWKRVRTIAVKRPEFAG; encoded by the coding sequence CTGCGCCGGTCGGGGCTGCATTCTCAGATAAGGTACAAGCGGCTCGAAAAAAATCAGTTTGTCTGGCCGAAAATCGGGCCGTCCCGGGTGCAGCTCAATCACGCGCAACTGATGGCGCTGGTGGATGGGATGGACTGGAAGCGCGTGCGCACGATTGCAGTAAAGCGGCCGGAATTTGCTGGGTAA
- a CDS encoding IS5 family transposase codes for MPYKHNADRRHHIGKMKFRVTNWREYEAGLRQRGSLTLWVTPEALIGWRAPRRKTRGGQARYSDLAIETALTLGCVFGMRLRQTEGLLHSLLDLMGLKVPVPDHTTLSRRAQKWEPSARRNRPLPNGPLHVLVDSTGLKVYGAGQWLEEKHGVKSRRNWRKLHLAVDADSGEIIAHRLTDQNTDDPSQVAPLLDQVDGEIDQFTADGAYDGKPTYQAILQHSCTATIVIPPRVTAVACCDTGPPGQREKHIAAIASDGRLKWQAVTGYGKRALIETAIGRYKAQIGRRLRARSFAAQQTEAAIGCIALNRMLAGGRPESLRHQVRQA; via the coding sequence ATGCCGTACAAACACAACGCAGATCGTCGTCACCATATCGGAAAGATGAAATTCAGGGTGACGAATTGGCGGGAATACGAAGCAGGTCTGCGTCAGCGTGGTAGCCTGACATTATGGGTAACGCCGGAGGCGCTAATCGGGTGGCGCGCTCCCCGACGCAAGACCCGGGGCGGCCAAGCCCGGTATTCCGATCTCGCAATCGAAACGGCCCTGACGCTGGGTTGCGTTTTCGGAATGCGGCTGCGCCAGACCGAGGGATTGCTACACTCGCTGCTGGATCTCATGGGGCTGAAAGTCCCTGTTCCGGATCATACGACGCTGAGCCGCAGGGCGCAGAAGTGGGAGCCATCAGCCCGACGAAACCGGCCGCTGCCGAACGGCCCGCTGCATGTGCTTGTCGACAGCACGGGATTGAAAGTGTACGGCGCCGGACAATGGCTGGAGGAGAAGCATGGTGTGAAGTCGCGACGGAACTGGCGCAAGCTTCACCTGGCAGTGGATGCCGACAGTGGCGAAATCATTGCTCATAGGCTGACAGACCAGAACACGGATGATCCTTCCCAGGTGGCGCCATTGCTCGATCAGGTCGACGGCGAGATCGACCAGTTCACAGCCGACGGGGCCTATGACGGCAAACCAACCTATCAGGCGATCCTGCAGCATAGCTGCACCGCGACCATCGTCATTCCACCTCGTGTCACGGCAGTGGCATGCTGTGATACCGGACCGCCTGGTCAGCGGGAGAAGCACATTGCCGCGATCGCAAGCGACGGTCGGCTGAAATGGCAGGCTGTTACCGGCTATGGTAAACGGGCTCTGATCGAAACCGCCATCGGGCGGTACAAGGCACAGATCGGACGACGCTTGCGGGCTCGCTCTTTCGCCGCTCAGCAGACCGAAGCGGCCATCGGTTGCATCGCTCTCAACCGCATGCTGGCGGGTGGACGCCCGGAGTCTCTCCGGCATCAAGTCAGGCAGGCATAA
- a CDS encoding DUF5372 family protein — protein sequence MLVTHQFHPLFGRQLPCVGKRSNLQGDRLLLQTSDGAIWPLPPQWTDLVSIDPEVVVSNGRALLLVSNLMELASMVEHLCGRLAARPRAECKGNYAANVKEIMPHEGLE from the coding sequence GTGCTGGTTACACATCAGTTTCATCCTCTTTTCGGACGGCAGCTGCCCTGCGTTGGCAAGCGAAGTAACTTGCAGGGCGACCGTCTGCTGCTGCAGACCAGCGATGGCGCCATATGGCCGCTTCCCCCTCAATGGACTGATCTTGTGAGCATTGATCCGGAAGTTGTCGTGAGCAACGGGCGCGCTCTCTTGCTCGTTTCGAACTTGATGGAACTAGCCAGCATGGTGGAACACCTTTGCGGCAGGTTGGCAGCGCGGCCGCGCGCGGAGTGTAAGGGTAATTATGCCGCCAATGTAAAGGAGATTATGCCGCATGAGGGTCTAGAATGA
- the istB gene encoding IS21-like element helper ATPase IstB translates to MPASRSTICFITSGWSGRTLWPQFAEQADREGWPAARFLSAIAEHELAERAHRRIERHLAEAHLPPGKTLDSFAFDAVPMVSKAQVMAIAAGDSWLAKGANILMFGPPGGGKSHLAAAIGLALIENGWRVLFTRTTDLVQKLQVARRELQLEAAIAKLDKFDLLILDDLAYVTKDQAETSVLFELISARYERRSIMITANQPFGEWNRVFPDPAMTLAAVDRLVHHATIFEMNVESYRRRSAMEAKRQRGRPASFATIKSSSQFVAERQSEHDETLASDNQHDTFVPTAT, encoded by the coding sequence TTGCCGGCCAGCCGCTCGACCATCTGCTTTATCACTTCCGGCTGGTCTGGTCGGACGCTCTGGCCACAATTTGCAGAGCAGGCGGATCGGGAAGGATGGCCTGCTGCCCGTTTCCTGTCGGCCATCGCCGAGCATGAATTGGCCGAACGGGCACATCGCAGGATCGAAAGACACCTCGCCGAGGCCCATCTGCCGCCCGGAAAGACGCTCGATAGCTTCGCCTTCGACGCTGTTCCCATGGTCTCCAAGGCCCAGGTCATGGCGATTGCTGCCGGCGATAGTTGGCTCGCAAAGGGAGCCAATATCCTGATGTTTGGCCCGCCCGGCGGCGGAAAGAGCCATCTTGCCGCGGCAATCGGCCTCGCGCTGATCGAGAACGGCTGGCGCGTGCTCTTCACCCGCACGACCGATCTCGTCCAGAAGCTTCAGGTCGCGCGCCGCGAACTCCAGCTCGAAGCCGCTATCGCAAAGCTCGACAAGTTCGATCTGCTCATCCTCGACGACCTGGCCTACGTCACCAAGGACCAGGCCGAAACCAGCGTGCTCTTCGAACTCATCTCCGCAAGATATGAGCGGCGTTCCATCATGATCACCGCCAATCAGCCCTTCGGAGAGTGGAACCGCGTCTTTCCGGACCCGGCCATGACGCTTGCCGCGGTGGACCGACTTGTTCATCACGCAACGATCTTCGAGATGAATGTCGAAAGCTACCGGCGACGTTCCGCCATGGAGGCCAAACGCCAACGCGGCAGGCCCGCCTCATTCGCGACAATCAAAAGCTCTTCCCAGTTTGTCGCGGAGCGGCAATCAGAACACGACGAAACTCTTGCCAGCGACAATCAGCATGATACCTTCGTCCCGACCGCGACATAA